Proteins encoded in a region of the Elizabethkingia bruuniana genome:
- a CDS encoding protein-L-isoaspartate(D-aspartate) O-methyltransferase has product MRDSFVHKGKRRHLVNYLMSKGISDQNVLQAINKIPRHLFLESIFEDYAYEDRAFPIAADQTISHPSTVAEQTQLLRVKEQEKVLEIGTGSGYQTAVLIEMKAFVYTIERQKDLYDFSERKLREIGLRPKFQSFGDGFAGLPTFAPFDKILVTCGAAVLPIELLKQLKVGGLMVIPLGEGDEQILTRFRKVGETSFEKEEFGLYKFVPMLNNTNK; this is encoded by the coding sequence ATGAGAGACAGTTTTGTGCATAAGGGGAAAAGAAGACACCTGGTGAATTATTTGATGTCGAAAGGAATTTCGGACCAAAATGTTCTTCAGGCAATAAACAAAATACCCCGTCATCTCTTTTTGGAAAGTATTTTTGAAGATTATGCTTATGAAGACAGAGCTTTCCCTATTGCAGCAGACCAGACTATATCTCATCCGTCAACTGTAGCAGAACAGACACAGCTTTTAAGAGTAAAGGAGCAGGAAAAAGTTTTGGAAATAGGCACTGGTAGTGGTTATCAGACTGCAGTTCTGATTGAAATGAAAGCCTTTGTATATACTATTGAAAGGCAAAAAGACCTATATGATTTTTCAGAAAGAAAGTTACGGGAAATAGGACTCAGACCCAAGTTCCAAAGCTTTGGTGATGGCTTTGCAGGCTTGCCTACCTTTGCACCATTTGATAAGATTTTAGTGACCTGTGGAGCAGCGGTTTTGCCTATTGAGCTATTAAAACAGCTGAAAGTTGGTGGATTAATGGTTATTCCTTTAGGAGAAGGAGATGAGCAGATTCTCACACGTTTCAGAAAAGTAGGAGAAACTTCTTTTGAGAAAGAAGAATTCGGGCTTTATAAGTTCGTTCCGATGCTGAACAATACGAATAAATAG